TCTCTATGTAAATGACGTTCCAAGAACAATGGAGTTCTATAAGAAAGCATTTGGATTTGAGGAAAAATTCCTCACACCTGAAAATGACTATGGCGAAATATTATCGGGAACAACCACAATCGCATTTGCCAATATTGAACTTGGCAGCTCAAATTTTAAGAAAGGGTTTATGACTAGTTCTTTGACAGAAAAGCCGTTTGGAATTGAATTAGCATTTACCACATTAGCTATCGAAAAAGTAATGGAAAACGCACTACAG
This genomic window from Maribacter sp. MJ134 contains:
- a CDS encoding VOC family protein, with the translated sequence MDIQYAYTILYVNDVPRTMEFYKKAFGFEEKFLTPENDYGEILSGTTTIAFANIELGSSNFKKGFMTSSLTEKPFGIELAFTTLAIEKVMENALQNGAVLLEETVTKPWGQQVGYVRDINGFIIEICTPIISKE